The following coding sequences are from one Paenibacillus sp. JDR-2 window:
- a CDS encoding RNA polymerase sigma factor, producing the protein MVEPGLIRAAQSGDRDALITLLREIETHVYRTAYYILNNEQDAMDAAQEALIRIYTKIGSYEEKAQFKTWIQRIVTNICIDKFRRSKPTVSIDEHEMVFREKQNVEDEVMSAYAVQDIRKAIDKLPEHHRAVVVLRYLQDFSYNEIADSLDLPLNTVKSYLFRARQQLQTLLHDYQKGGVRG; encoded by the coding sequence GTGGTAGAGCCTGGCCTTATTAGAGCCGCTCAGTCAGGAGATCGGGATGCTTTAATAACTCTGTTGCGAGAGATTGAAACCCATGTTTACCGGACAGCCTATTATATATTGAATAATGAACAGGATGCGATGGATGCGGCGCAGGAAGCGTTAATCCGCATATATACGAAAATCGGCTCCTACGAAGAGAAGGCCCAGTTCAAAACGTGGATTCAACGTATTGTAACGAATATTTGTATAGATAAGTTTAGAAGAAGCAAGCCAACCGTATCGATAGACGAGCATGAGATGGTATTCCGGGAGAAACAAAATGTCGAGGACGAGGTTATGTCGGCTTACGCCGTTCAAGACATCCGCAAGGCAATCGATAAATTGCCGGAGCATCACCGGGCAGTAGTTGTACTGCGGTATTTGCAGGATTTCTCATATAACGAAATCGCTGACTCGCTTGATCTGCCATTAAATACGGTCAAATCCTACTTATTCCGAGCTAGGCAGCAGCTTCAAACTTTACTACATGATTATCAGAAAGGTGGTGTCCGGGGATGA
- a CDS encoding anti-sigma factor family protein, translating to MTCQEVIEYMNRQLDGDLDEHEYEILMNHTRHCPDCAAMFERLKQLSDELGNLPHVMPKYSLVDAILPQLEEIVPFRQPEAAAVEIAPMAVPSVTQQTTRRVKERHQLRFRAITGIIAASVAAGLFLVSYNAGLFPSSSHSFDSDKVETAAADTSSSSLDVQRQFKEVQPYANDTGKAHVNTESIDPDQSTSASAADSSTNDYHVTTEEDLGISGSDADAGGTTANQGNSSGGSNEPASGNKGSSTAEVPSVNAPNQGSEPDQGINGFAPAPLDAASPDGSMIAKAVGYQIHVYKSGEENGTAVYDSKRRNGQIATLAWSDDSKQLTYEIQLESGGMERYVIDLVAKTETKAAH from the coding sequence ATGACTTGTCAAGAGGTGATCGAATACATGAACCGTCAGCTAGACGGCGATTTGGATGAACATGAATATGAGATCTTGATGAATCATACGAGACATTGTCCGGACTGTGCAGCAATGTTTGAGCGGCTGAAGCAACTGTCCGATGAGCTTGGGAATTTACCTCATGTCATGCCGAAGTACAGTCTGGTAGACGCTATTTTGCCTCAGCTTGAAGAGATTGTTCCATTCCGTCAGCCGGAGGCGGCTGCGGTGGAGATTGCTCCGATGGCCGTTCCTTCGGTAACGCAGCAAACGACGCGCCGCGTCAAAGAACGGCATCAGCTGCGCTTCCGGGCGATAACGGGAATTATTGCGGCGAGCGTAGCAGCCGGATTATTCCTCGTGTCTTATAATGCGGGTTTATTCCCGTCGTCTTCGCATAGCTTTGACTCGGATAAGGTTGAGACGGCGGCTGCCGATACGTCTTCTAGTTCGCTCGACGTGCAAAGACAGTTTAAAGAGGTACAGCCTTACGCCAACGACACTGGAAAAGCGCATGTTAACACGGAATCGATTGATCCGGATCAATCTACATCTGCATCTGCGGCAGACTCGTCGACAAATGATTACCATGTGACGACGGAAGAAGACCTGGGGATTTCCGGATCCGATGCGGATGCCGGCGGAACCACGGCTAATCAAGGGAACAGCTCCGGCGGCAGCAACGAGCCTGCATCCGGCAACAAAGGGTCCTCGACCGCCGAAGTTCCATCCGTTAACGCTCCTAACCAAGGCAGCGAGCCGGATCAGGGAATTAACGGATTTGCGCCTGCGCCACTTGATGCTGCCTCTCCGGATGGCAGCATGATCGCCAAAGCTGTTGGGTATCAGATTCATGTTTACAAGTCGGGTGAAGAGAACGGCACGGCTGTGTACGATTCTAAGCGCAGAAACGGCCAGATTGCCACGCTTGCATGGTCCGATGACAGCAAGCAACTGACCTATGAGATTCAATTAGAGTCGGGCGGCATGGAGCGTTACGTCATTGATTTAGTAGCAAAAACCGAGACGAAGGCGGCTCATTAA
- the holA gene encoding DNA polymerase III subunit delta has protein sequence MEAKEALKEIKAGKFRPAYVIYGKDRYRIGQFTETLTEAMFSPDERELGVVKFDTSETLIEEAALEAETLPFFVERKLVIVRDSVVFAAGGKEGGKLDHKTDRLQHYLDIPSETTVMLFIINAEKLDERRKLVKILKDRDALIAFQELDAAELRRWVVKRAEEQKRTMTAEAADLLLVRTGANMQQLAIEVDKLCLHAGEGGVIGVKETELLTASTVEEDVFALVDAIASLQVDRSLKLYRALLVRREEPIKIAALIARQLRIMLQIKELEQNRYSPQQMAGQIGLHPYAVKLAAEKSQKFKVARLGALLSDIADLDYKMKTGAIDKTLGLELFLLSLGVQQGQGQGAR, from the coding sequence ATGGAAGCGAAAGAGGCGCTGAAGGAAATTAAAGCAGGGAAGTTCCGTCCTGCTTATGTGATATACGGCAAAGACCGCTACCGGATCGGCCAATTTACGGAGACTTTAACGGAAGCGATGTTTTCGCCGGACGAGCGTGAGCTTGGCGTAGTCAAGTTCGATACGTCGGAGACTCTGATCGAAGAAGCAGCGCTTGAAGCGGAGACGCTGCCTTTCTTTGTGGAGCGCAAGCTGGTTATTGTCCGTGATTCGGTTGTGTTTGCCGCCGGGGGCAAAGAAGGCGGCAAGCTGGACCATAAGACGGACCGGCTGCAGCATTATTTGGACATCCCGTCGGAGACAACGGTTATGCTGTTCATTATTAATGCGGAAAAGCTGGACGAGCGGCGCAAGCTGGTGAAGATACTGAAGGACCGCGATGCGCTTATCGCTTTTCAGGAGCTGGATGCAGCCGAGCTTAGACGCTGGGTAGTTAAACGCGCGGAGGAACAGAAACGGACGATGACGGCCGAAGCGGCGGATCTTCTGCTCGTACGCACCGGGGCGAATATGCAGCAGCTGGCAATTGAAGTGGACAAGCTATGCCTGCATGCAGGTGAAGGCGGGGTCATTGGCGTCAAGGAGACGGAGCTGCTGACGGCCTCTACCGTTGAGGAGGATGTATTTGCGCTGGTGGATGCCATAGCGAGCCTGCAGGTTGACCGTTCGCTGAAGCTGTACCGGGCCTTGCTCGTCAGAAGGGAAGAGCCAATCAAGATTGCCGCGTTAATCGCAAGGCAGCTAAGAATCATGCTTCAGATCAAGGAACTCGAGCAGAACCGGTATTCTCCGCAGCAAATGGCGGGTCAGATCGGACTTCATCCGTATGCGGTTAAGCTTGCCGCCGAGAAAAGCCAGAAGTTTAAAGTGGCACGGCTTGGCGCGCTGCTTAGCGATATAGCGGATCTGGATTATAAAATGAAAACAGGCGCTATCGATAAAACATTGGGGTTAGAGTTATTCCTTCTGTCGCTTGGGGTTCAACAAGGTCAAGGGCAAGGCGCTAGATAA
- the rpsT gene encoding 30S ribosomal protein S20, whose product MPNIKSAIKRVKTSEKRRALNASQKSALRTAVKSADQAIAGTDVEVAKAALVAATKKLDKAVTKGLIHKNAASRKKSRLAKKLNALSAQA is encoded by the coding sequence ATGCCAAACATTAAATCCGCAATTAAACGCGTTAAAACGAGCGAAAAACGCCGCGCTTTGAACGCTTCCCAAAAATCCGCGCTTCGTACGGCTGTTAAATCTGCTGACCAAGCTATCGCTGGCACTGATGTAGAAGTAGCTAAAGCTGCTCTGGTCGCTGCAACGAAAAAATTGGACAAAGCGGTTACTAAAGGCCTGATTCATAAAAATGCGGCTTCCCGCAAAAAATCTCGTCTTGCTAAAAAGCTGAACGCTCTGTCGGCTCAAGCTTAA
- the gpr gene encoding GPR endopeptidase produces the protein MTELDLQQYNIRTDLALEAKEIAEQRGGGGPIPGIHSETTEDDGITITHLHVQNEQGSRAIGKVLGRYVTIEVPGLRKQDTELQDRVATHFARHFETFLERIGIGKTAKVLIVGLGNWNVTPDALGPLVVENVMVTRHFFELMPDQVAPGYRAVSAVAPGVLGITGIESSEIVQGITEKTHPDVIIAIDALASKSLDRVNTTIQIADIGIHPGSGIGNKRKGLTKEILGIPVIAIGVPTVVYASTIVNHTIELMRGHMAANNANNDQIFGLMNQMGEAERLQLVKEVLNPVGHDLLVTPKEIDEFIEDIANIIASGLNASLHEAVDSDNVAAYTH, from the coding sequence ATGACCGAACTTGATTTGCAGCAATATAACATCCGCACCGACCTGGCGCTAGAGGCAAAAGAAATCGCGGAGCAGCGTGGAGGGGGAGGCCCGATCCCGGGCATACATTCGGAAACAACCGAAGATGATGGTATCACAATTACTCATCTGCACGTTCAGAATGAGCAAGGCTCCCGTGCAATCGGCAAAGTGTTGGGCCGCTACGTCACGATTGAGGTTCCCGGCCTTCGCAAGCAGGATACGGAGCTGCAGGACCGTGTAGCTACGCATTTCGCGAGGCATTTCGAGACGTTCCTGGAGCGGATTGGCATAGGCAAGACTGCGAAGGTGCTTATTGTTGGGCTAGGCAACTGGAATGTGACGCCGGATGCGCTGGGACCGCTCGTCGTAGAGAATGTAATGGTTACGCGCCACTTCTTCGAGCTAATGCCGGATCAGGTTGCGCCGGGGTATCGTGCGGTTAGCGCAGTAGCTCCGGGTGTACTCGGGATAACCGGGATCGAGTCCAGTGAGATTGTGCAGGGTATCACGGAAAAAACGCATCCCGACGTTATTATTGCGATTGATGCTTTGGCTTCCAAATCACTGGACCGCGTTAATACAACGATTCAGATTGCGGACATCGGCATTCATCCGGGATCGGGCATCGGCAATAAACGCAAAGGCCTTACGAAGGAGATTCTGGGTATCCCGGTTATAGCAATCGGCGTGCCGACGGTTGTATATGCCTCCACGATCGTGAACCATACGATTGAGCTGATGAGGGGCCATATGGCCGCCAACAACGCCAATAATGATCAGATATTTGGTCTAATGAACCAGATGGGCGAAGCGGAACGTCTTCAGCTTGTCAAAGAGGTGCTTAATCCGGTTGGCCATGATCTGCTTGTGACGCCAAAAGAAATTGACGAGTTTATTGAAGATATCGCCAACATTATCGCAAGCGGCTTAAATGCTTCACTCCATGAGGCCGTTGATTCCGATAACGTTGCTGCCTATACGCATTAA
- the spoIIP gene encoding stage II sporulation protein P, whose product MKRTIMLFDLTRGSKRIRRLLVTGRTFAVLSISSMLFFVAIGIAGMAQQHSLAAPVSSMSGFAASVSSGFFGDMLEMEMPQFKSTKSGEELSGTQISSFIIRLMTNVNPGDPRSLIAGEIPGMGADSSFLIRGGVGTQPNVWPEDNIPIPGDDTGATNGDDHGPDNTGGGNEPADTPEPPASTPTPTEKPTSTPTPDDAGTHTTGKDKVVFIYHSHSRESWYPEIADKNGDANSASKNITLVGERLAEKLEDLGVGTTHSDEDYPTTVPGYDWNYSYKYSKKTVQEAIASNKKLKFFFDIHRDSGRRKTTTVDIKGKSYAQVYFIIGHKNPDWKKNAEFATQIHDVLEKQYPGLSRGILGKTTATGNGEYNQSLAEDSVLIEIGGVDNTLAESYRTADVLAKVIADIYWDAEKVSASK is encoded by the coding sequence ATGAAAAGAACCATCATGTTGTTTGATCTGACACGCGGAAGCAAACGTATTCGCAGGCTTCTTGTAACGGGAAGAACCTTCGCGGTGTTGTCGATAAGCTCCATGCTGTTTTTTGTTGCGATAGGTATTGCGGGAATGGCCCAGCAGCATTCGCTCGCCGCACCGGTGTCTTCCATGTCCGGTTTCGCGGCTTCTGTTTCAAGCGGTTTTTTTGGGGATATGCTAGAGATGGAAATGCCTCAATTTAAGAGCACGAAATCGGGCGAGGAGTTGTCTGGTACACAGATCAGCAGCTTTATCATCCGGTTGATGACAAATGTTAATCCGGGAGATCCAAGAAGCTTGATTGCCGGAGAGATTCCGGGCATGGGGGCTGATTCTTCTTTTCTGATACGCGGAGGGGTAGGGACGCAGCCCAATGTGTGGCCGGAAGACAACATTCCTATACCCGGCGATGATACGGGCGCAACAAATGGCGATGACCATGGCCCGGACAATACAGGCGGGGGCAACGAACCAGCAGATACTCCGGAACCGCCGGCCTCGACACCAACTCCTACGGAGAAACCGACGTCCACGCCAACTCCGGATGATGCAGGAACGCATACAACGGGAAAAGACAAAGTGGTATTTATCTATCATTCGCATAGCCGGGAATCCTGGTATCCGGAGATTGCGGACAAGAACGGTGATGCCAACTCGGCTTCCAAAAATATAACGCTGGTAGGCGAACGTCTAGCCGAGAAGCTTGAGGATCTGGGCGTTGGCACCACGCATTCGGATGAGGATTACCCGACAACGGTGCCGGGCTATGATTGGAACTATTCATACAAATACTCGAAAAAAACCGTACAGGAAGCTATTGCAAGCAATAAAAAGCTGAAATTCTTCTTCGACATCCACCGCGATTCGGGAAGACGCAAAACAACAACCGTAGATATTAAGGGCAAAAGCTACGCGCAGGTCTATTTTATAATCGGACACAAGAACCCGGACTGGAAAAAGAACGCCGAATTTGCAACCCAAATTCATGACGTTCTGGAGAAGCAATATCCCGGTCTTTCCAGAGGGATCTTGGGCAAGACCACCGCAACAGGCAATGGCGAGTACAACCAGTCGCTTGCCGAGGACAGCGTATTGATCGAGATTGGCGGCGTGGACAACACCTTGGCCGAAAGCTACCGGACAGCGGATGTATTGGCAAAAGTTATTGCGGATATTTACTGGGATGCAGAGAAAGTATCTGCTTCGAAATAA
- the lepA gene encoding translation elongation factor 4: MTDVRDRQKKIRNFSIIAHIDHGKSTLADRILEFTGALSSREMQEQVLDQMDLERERGITIKLQAVRLTYKADDGEEYLLNLIDTPGHVDFTYEVSRSMAACEGALLVVDAAQGIEAQTLANVYLALDNNLEILPVINKIDLPSAEPERVKQEIEDVIGLDASDAVLASAKAGIGIKEILEQVVQKVPAPTGNPDEPLKALIFDSHYDPYKGVIVYVRVIDGSIQAGKKIRFMATGAEFEVIEVGAFKPRMGIVDELAVGDVGFVVAGIKNVKDTRVGDTVTEAKRPAPEALPGYRKINPMVYCGLYPIETQDYNDLREALEKLELNDASLRYEPETSTALGFGFRCGFLGLLHMEIIQERIEREFNIPLITTAPSVIYRVTLTNGTVMEIDNPSNYPEAGKLEFVEEPYVKASVIVPNDYVGAIMELCQGKRGEFVNMEYLDTNRVTLTYEIPLSEIVYDFFDQLKSSTKGYASFDYELSGYRRSNLVKMDIMLNNEQVDALSVIVHRDRAYQRGRVICQKMKELIPRQMFEVPVQASIGTKVIARETVKAMRKNVLAKCYGGDISRKRKLLDKQKEGKKRMKQVGSVEVPQEAFMAVLKIDED; encoded by the coding sequence ATGACTGACGTTCGTGACCGGCAAAAGAAAATTAGGAATTTCTCGATTATTGCACATATTGACCACGGGAAGTCGACGCTCGCTGACCGTATTCTGGAATTTACCGGAGCGTTATCTTCGCGCGAAATGCAGGAGCAGGTTCTCGACCAGATGGATCTGGAGCGGGAACGCGGCATTACCATTAAGCTGCAGGCTGTCCGCCTTACCTATAAGGCTGACGATGGCGAAGAATATTTACTTAACTTGATCGATACGCCGGGGCATGTCGATTTCACGTATGAAGTATCCCGCAGCATGGCTGCTTGCGAAGGCGCTTTGCTTGTTGTCGACGCGGCACAAGGCATTGAAGCGCAGACGCTCGCCAACGTATATTTGGCACTCGACAACAACCTGGAGATTCTCCCGGTTATTAATAAAATCGACCTGCCAAGCGCCGAGCCCGAGCGCGTGAAGCAAGAGATCGAGGATGTTATCGGTCTTGATGCAAGCGACGCGGTTCTGGCTTCGGCAAAAGCAGGGATCGGCATTAAAGAAATTTTGGAGCAAGTGGTACAGAAGGTCCCGGCTCCAACCGGTAATCCGGATGAACCGCTTAAAGCGCTTATTTTCGACTCGCACTACGACCCGTACAAAGGCGTTATCGTATATGTGCGCGTTATCGACGGCAGCATTCAGGCCGGCAAGAAAATTCGCTTTATGGCGACTGGCGCCGAGTTTGAAGTTATCGAGGTTGGCGCATTTAAGCCTCGGATGGGCATTGTGGACGAGCTTGCGGTTGGTGACGTAGGTTTTGTCGTTGCCGGCATCAAGAACGTAAAAGATACGCGTGTCGGCGATACGGTTACGGAAGCCAAGCGTCCGGCTCCGGAAGCTTTGCCAGGTTACCGCAAGATCAACCCGATGGTATATTGCGGTCTGTATCCAATCGAGACGCAGGACTACAACGATCTGCGCGAAGCTCTCGAGAAGCTTGAGCTTAACGATGCGTCGCTTCGTTACGAGCCGGAAACCTCGACAGCGCTTGGCTTTGGCTTCCGCTGCGGCTTCCTTGGCCTCCTGCACATGGAGATCATCCAGGAACGTATAGAACGCGAGTTCAATATTCCGCTTATTACAACAGCGCCAAGCGTTATTTACCGCGTTACGCTGACGAACGGTACGGTCATGGAGATTGATAATCCGTCCAACTATCCGGAAGCGGGCAAGCTGGAATTTGTAGAGGAGCCTTATGTGAAGGCTTCGGTCATCGTGCCTAACGACTATGTAGGCGCCATCATGGAGCTTTGCCAAGGCAAACGCGGCGAGTTCGTGAACATGGAGTACTTGGATACAAACCGTGTTACTCTTACGTACGAAATTCCGCTTTCGGAGATTGTATACGACTTCTTCGACCAGCTGAAATCGAGCACCAAAGGATACGCATCGTTTGATTACGAGCTGTCGGGCTACCGCAGATCGAATCTGGTGAAGATGGATATTATGCTGAACAACGAGCAGGTCGACGCTTTGTCCGTTATCGTTCACCGCGATCGTGCTTACCAGCGCGGACGCGTAATATGCCAGAAGATGAAAGAACTGATCCCGCGTCAAATGTTCGAGGTGCCGGTACAGGCTTCGATCGGGACTAAGGTTATTGCGCGCGAGACCGTAAAAGCAATGCGCAAAAACGTTCTTGCCAAGTGTTACGGCGGTGACATCAGCCGTAAACGGAAGCTTCTCGACAAGCAGAAGGAAGGCAAGAAGCGGATGAAGCAGGTCGGCAGCGTAGAGGTGCCTCAAGAGGCCTTCATGGCGGTGCTGAAAATCGACGAGGACTAA
- the hemW gene encoding radical SAM family heme chaperone HemW: MINYAPKALYIHIPFCTNKCHYCDFTSYVLKGQPVDEYLDALEREMALTVAQMPPERIDTVFVGGGTPTVLTPPQMERFLTSVKKYFPLADDVEFTMEANPGTTDPEKLAAMFAGGVNRISFGVQSFDNGLLERIGRIHNVDDVYRSLENARAAGFTNLSIDLMFGLPKQTVEMLEDSVNKALALDLPHYSLYSLKVEENTLFHKLYQRDELPLPPEDEEFNMYTLLMDRLKQAGYVHYEISNFAKPGYESRHNSTYWRNEPYYGLGAGAHGYARGLRHVNVKGVQPFIDYTKTKLPRLEENVVPEYEAMEDFMMVGLRLLKGVRTSDYAAQFEGQKLEDKFGPIIEKLLKDGLLEKVLEEGDTIYKLTDKGVLFGNDVFGSFIGLEEEAAG, from the coding sequence ATGATTAATTACGCGCCGAAGGCGCTTTATATTCATATCCCGTTTTGCACGAACAAGTGTCATTATTGCGATTTTACTTCGTATGTTTTAAAGGGACAGCCTGTCGACGAATATCTCGACGCTTTGGAGAGAGAGATGGCGCTCACGGTTGCTCAAATGCCGCCGGAGAGAATCGATACGGTTTTTGTAGGAGGAGGTACGCCTACGGTACTGACGCCGCCTCAGATGGAGCGTTTTCTCACTTCGGTGAAAAAGTATTTTCCGCTTGCTGACGATGTGGAATTTACGATGGAGGCCAATCCCGGCACGACTGACCCGGAGAAGCTTGCTGCGATGTTTGCAGGCGGAGTGAACCGGATCAGTTTTGGCGTACAATCGTTTGATAACGGGCTGCTGGAACGCATTGGACGCATTCACAATGTAGACGATGTGTACCGCAGTCTGGAAAACGCCCGTGCTGCAGGCTTTACGAATCTGTCGATTGACTTGATGTTCGGACTGCCGAAGCAAACGGTTGAGATGCTGGAGGACAGCGTTAATAAGGCATTGGCGCTTGATCTGCCGCATTACTCGCTGTACAGCCTGAAGGTGGAGGAAAATACGCTGTTCCACAAGCTGTATCAGCGCGATGAGCTGCCTCTTCCTCCGGAAGACGAAGAGTTTAATATGTATACCTTGCTTATGGACCGGCTGAAGCAGGCGGGATATGTTCATTACGAGATCAGCAACTTTGCTAAGCCGGGATATGAAAGCAGACATAACTCCACGTATTGGCGCAACGAGCCTTATTACGGGCTTGGAGCCGGCGCGCATGGCTATGCCCGCGGGCTCCGCCATGTGAACGTGAAAGGCGTACAGCCTTTTATCGACTATACAAAAACAAAGCTGCCGCGTCTTGAAGAAAACGTTGTTCCGGAGTACGAGGCGATGGAAGACTTCATGATGGTGGGGCTGCGACTGCTCAAGGGCGTGCGAACTTCCGATTATGCCGCTCAATTCGAGGGACAGAAGCTGGAGGATAAATTCGGCCCAATTATTGAGAAGCTCCTTAAAGACGGATTGCTTGAGAAGGTCCTGGAGGAAGGCGATACCATATACAAATTAACCGATAAAGGCGTTCTTTTTGGCAACGATGTATTTGGTTCGTTTATCGGTTTAGAGGAAGAAGCCGCTGGCTAA
- a CDS encoding N-acetyltransferase yields MEATEQVTVVCRKAAPEDVETLHELIKGYAEQGIMLPRTRETLLRQIDTFVVAEIGDKVVGCGSLLRLGQDLVEIRSLGMSQEYRGLKIGNKLVDFLVEQAREQQIPKIMALTYAVNFFLRNGFTVVEKEIFPEKVWKDCVNCPKQHACDEIAVLKMLN; encoded by the coding sequence ATGGAGGCAACGGAACAGGTAACGGTAGTTTGCAGAAAAGCAGCACCGGAAGATGTGGAAACTTTGCATGAACTCATTAAAGGCTATGCGGAACAGGGAATCATGCTGCCCCGCACCCGGGAAACGTTATTGCGTCAGATTGATACGTTTGTCGTTGCGGAGATCGGGGATAAGGTTGTCGGCTGCGGCTCCTTGCTGCGGCTTGGCCAGGATCTTGTAGAGATTCGTTCCCTCGGCATGTCCCAGGAATATAGAGGCCTCAAGATCGGCAACAAGCTTGTCGATTTTCTGGTCGAGCAAGCCAGAGAACAGCAGATTCCCAAAATTATGGCGCTGACGTACGCCGTTAATTTCTTTTTGCGTAACGGATTTACCGTTGTGGAGAAAGAAATTTTCCCTGAGAAGGTTTGGAAAGACTGCGTAAACTGTCCGAAGCAGCATGCATGCGATGAAATCGCCGTACTCAAAATGTTAAACTAA
- the hrcA gene encoding heat-inducible transcriptional repressor HrcA, whose product MLTERQRMILNAIIDDYIRSAEPVGSRSISKRGDVAFSPATIRNEMADLEELGFLEQPHTSAGRIPSTKGYRYYVDHLVKLNEMNEKDLKQAHSFFSEKMIQMEQVIQQAAMILSNLTNYTSILLGPEMFSNSLKHFNLVPLDESTAVAIIVTNTGHVENRTITVPPGIRMDEMEKIVNILNAKLVGIPLVRLKSKLYAEVGQELERYVDHCEEVLGILDSALSNDSEQRVFLSGTTNMLTQPEFKDVDKVKTILDLLDETPTVMKMISAAPSGIQVRIGTENDHEAIANCSLITATYQIDGQSLGTIGILGPTRMEYGKVISLLDVISKDMAHILGRFYK is encoded by the coding sequence ATGTTGACTGAACGGCAGCGAATGATATTGAATGCAATTATTGACGACTATATCCGTTCGGCTGAGCCCGTTGGTTCCAGGAGCATATCGAAGCGCGGCGATGTCGCCTTTAGTCCTGCAACGATCCGCAATGAAATGGCCGATCTGGAGGAGCTTGGTTTCCTGGAACAGCCCCATACTTCAGCGGGACGTATTCCATCTACCAAAGGTTATCGTTATTATGTCGATCATCTCGTGAAGCTGAATGAAATGAATGAAAAAGATTTGAAGCAGGCTCATTCCTTCTTCTCGGAGAAGATGATTCAGATGGAGCAGGTTATCCAACAAGCTGCGATGATTTTGTCGAATCTGACGAATTACACATCGATACTGCTTGGGCCGGAGATGTTCAGCAACTCGCTGAAGCATTTTAACCTGGTGCCTCTGGACGAATCGACGGCCGTTGCGATTATTGTTACCAATACCGGCCATGTGGAAAACCGGACCATTACGGTTCCTCCGGGCATCCGCATGGATGAGATGGAGAAGATCGTCAACATCCTGAACGCTAAGCTGGTTGGCATTCCGCTCGTACGGCTGAAGTCGAAGCTTTACGCCGAGGTTGGCCAGGAGCTTGAGCGTTACGTTGACCATTGCGAGGAAGTGCTTGGCATCCTGGACAGCGCGTTGTCTAACGATTCGGAGCAGCGTGTGTTCCTGAGCGGAACAACAAATATGCTTACGCAGCCGGAGTTCAAAGACGTCGATAAGGTGAAAACGATTCTGGATCTGCTGGATGAAACGCCAACCGTGATGAAAATGATTTCCGCCGCGCCGTCGGGTATACAAGTACGGATTGGAACAGAAAATGACCATGAGGCAATCGCGAATTGCAGCTTGATTACGGCTACGTATCAGATAGACGGCCAGTCGCTTGGCACAATCGGCATTCTTGGACCGACACGGATGGAATACGGGAAAGTCATTTCGCTTCTTGACGTGATTTCGAAGGATATGGCCCATATATTGGGCCGCTTCTATAAATAG
- the grpE gene encoding nucleotide exchange factor GrpE, with protein MVSNDQHNETIDEVIEEQQTEQQEESGAQEDPRIEELTKLAEENQQRYLRAQADFDNFRRRTQKEKEDLAQYASMKLIGQLLPVVDNFERAVAAASANQDFEALAKGVDMIFRQLEQTLQQEGLKAMDAVGEPFNPEFHQAIMTVESDEHEEGIIVEEVQKGYILKERVLRPAMVKVSG; from the coding sequence ATGGTGAGTAACGACCAACATAACGAAACAATTGATGAAGTTATAGAAGAACAGCAAACAGAGCAGCAGGAAGAGAGCGGAGCGCAAGAAGATCCGCGCATCGAAGAACTGACTAAGCTGGCTGAAGAGAATCAACAACGATACTTACGCGCACAAGCGGATTTCGATAACTTCCGCCGTCGTACGCAAAAGGAAAAGGAAGATCTTGCGCAATACGCTTCGATGAAGCTGATCGGGCAGCTGCTTCCGGTTGTCGATAACTTCGAGCGCGCTGTTGCCGCGGCTTCCGCGAATCAGGATTTTGAAGCTCTTGCCAAAGGCGTGGACATGATCTTCCGTCAGCTGGAACAAACGTTGCAGCAAGAAGGCCTGAAAGCAATGGATGCTGTTGGCGAGCCGTTCAACCCTGAATTCCACCAAGCGATTATGACAGTGGAATCGGATGAGCATGAAGAAGGCATCATCGTAGAGGAAGTTCAGAAGGGCTATATCCTGAAAGAGCGCGTTCTGCGCCCTGCTATGGTTAAAGTTAGCGGCTAA